In the genome of Dickeya fangzhongdai, one region contains:
- a CDS encoding ABC transporter ATP-binding protein, whose protein sequence is MIRIENLHHRYGDTVILRALSLHIRHGETCAILGRSGSGKSTLLNVLGLLEPLQQGSYHLDGEDIRQCSASLRAWLRNQKLGFVFQHFHLLTSHNVLDNVALPLLYRNVPVVQARRRAAGVLGELGMYSHRLQRPAALSGGQRQRVALARALVGEPAVLLADEPTGNLDAETAQEILNLLLDINRQRALTIVMVTHDERLAQRLQRRCRMHDGTLVGE, encoded by the coding sequence GTGATTCGGATCGAAAATTTGCACCACCGTTATGGTGACACGGTGATCTTGCGTGCGCTTTCATTACATATCCGGCACGGAGAAACCTGCGCTATTCTCGGCCGCTCCGGCAGCGGCAAGAGTACGTTGCTCAATGTGCTGGGGCTGCTGGAGCCGCTACAGCAGGGCAGCTATCACCTGGATGGCGAGGATATTCGGCAGTGTTCCGCCAGTTTGCGGGCCTGGTTGCGTAATCAAAAACTGGGGTTTGTGTTCCAGCATTTTCATTTGCTGACCAGCCATAACGTGCTGGATAACGTGGCGTTGCCGCTATTGTATCGGAATGTCCCGGTTGTGCAGGCCCGCCGCCGCGCCGCAGGGGTTCTGGGCGAATTGGGCATGTATTCGCATCGTCTGCAACGCCCGGCAGCACTGTCCGGCGGGCAGCGCCAGCGGGTCGCATTGGCCCGGGCGCTGGTGGGCGAGCCGGCCGTGTTGCTGGCTGATGAACCGACCGGCAATCTGGATGCTGAAACCGCGCAGGAAATCCTCAACCTGTTGCTGGACATCAACCGCCAGCGGGCGTTAACCATCGTCATGGTGACCCATGACGAACGATTGGCGCAGCGGCTGCAGCGGCGTTGCCGCATGCATGATGGTACGCTGGTCGGGGAGTGA
- a CDS encoding TolC family protein — MNIKSSHAVAFLSLLMSPWLSAANVPMAESPLARETVPLTLADAVALGVRNSNTLKSVALTRLMDKFDLVVAEDGFRPHLVLNSEYRRNMGEQLPGQESHSGLSTSLLTPLGTQLEADWNEDYSGLTSSGSTRSRGNTITVVQPLLKGAGVEFNTAPVRLARLDERIGHLNQQKQIADTITRIIQAYYGLLEAQQGVRLAQESLQRAGAQRDVMLALIASGRQAALDRLQSDTDISSQQLSLEQQENALTERRLALCGLLGIDTRTQLSASDRIEIRPIALKTPQAIAMAMKNQPDYLIQQLTADKQQIYLMQAKNQRLWGVDLVAGAGRVNTRAADIQNDSRWQRYVGLNVSIPLNDLQARQEEQRAWVAGKIQLLQMADVRQQLEETVTQQVNALNSNWQQFLIADRLTRLSEKTLQAEQAKLLAGRSSNFQVLSYQGSLRAAQNARVSAQIAYLNTRAELDRVLGATLDHWGIQQHDR; from the coding sequence GTGAACATTAAATCGTCACATGCCGTCGCTTTTTTATCGTTACTGATGTCGCCCTGGCTGTCGGCGGCGAATGTCCCGATGGCCGAATCGCCGTTAGCGCGCGAAACGGTGCCGCTCACGCTGGCCGATGCGGTCGCGCTGGGCGTACGCAACAGCAACACGCTAAAAAGCGTCGCGCTAACCCGGCTGATGGATAAGTTTGATCTGGTGGTTGCCGAAGACGGTTTCCGGCCGCATCTGGTGTTGAACAGTGAATATCGCCGCAATATGGGCGAGCAATTGCCCGGACAGGAAAGCCATTCCGGCCTGTCCACCAGCCTGCTGACGCCATTGGGGACGCAGCTTGAGGCGGACTGGAACGAGGACTATTCCGGCTTGACCTCGTCCGGAAGCACCCGAAGCCGGGGCAACACGATCACTGTCGTGCAGCCGTTGCTAAAAGGCGCCGGCGTCGAATTTAATACCGCGCCGGTGCGTCTGGCCCGGCTTGATGAGCGCATTGGTCACCTGAATCAGCAAAAGCAGATCGCCGATACCATTACCCGGATTATCCAGGCTTACTACGGATTGCTGGAAGCGCAGCAAGGGGTGAGGCTGGCGCAGGAATCTCTGCAACGTGCCGGCGCGCAGCGCGACGTGATGCTGGCGTTGATCGCCAGCGGCAGACAGGCCGCGCTCGACAGACTGCAGAGCGATACCGATATCTCCTCGCAGCAGTTAAGTCTGGAACAGCAAGAAAATGCCCTGACCGAGCGCCGTCTGGCGCTGTGCGGCTTATTGGGCATCGATACCCGCACCCAACTGAGCGCCAGCGATCGCATCGAAATACGCCCGATCGCCCTGAAAACGCCGCAGGCGATAGCGATGGCGATGAAAAATCAACCTGACTATCTGATTCAGCAGCTCACGGCGGATAAACAGCAAATCTACCTGATGCAGGCGAAAAACCAGCGCCTGTGGGGGGTGGATCTGGTCGCCGGGGCCGGGCGGGTCAACACCCGGGCGGCGGATATTCAGAATGATAGCCGCTGGCAGCGCTATGTCGGCCTGAACGTCTCTATCCCGTTGAACGACCTGCAAGCCCGTCAGGAAGAACAGCGCGCCTGGGTGGCGGGGAAAATTCAGCTATTACAGATGGCGGACGTGCGTCAGCAACTGGAGGAAACGGTCACGCAGCAGGTCAACGCGCTTAACAGCAACTGGCAGCAGTTTCTGATTGCCGACCGCCTGACGCGGCTGTCGGAAAAAACGCTGCAGGCAGAGCAGGCCAAACTGCTGGCAGGACGTTCATCAAACTTTCAGGTGCTGAGTTATCAGGGCAGTCTGCGTGCGGCGCAAAACGCGCGCGTGTCCGCGCAGATCGCCTATCTCAACACACGTGCTGAGCTGGATCGCGTGCTGGGCGCCACCCTTGATCACTGGGGAATACAACAGCATGATCGGTAA
- a CDS encoding purine-cytosine permease family protein, producing MAEVSDVQGAAAASPADTVSATERMGKLSLTMAWWAVCSAIFYIVVGASLALNYGARNAIIGMVLSVVCYGLINAAISRFAIRSGLSVAAFSGQLFGQAGSALATLIFFSTAIYYAVFEGSVIAFAINHLFPSLDYHWAALLVVLYSVPLIFGSVQHWLDKFNGVLLPFYLLGLALTVAVSIQHYGYQPQWLSFGPASPPAYGWWNCFTYYMGVWILMMYTFDYARFGRQEDSRYHARINFGMPFYLITFLLNGVVGIYLVSSFAQQNGVSETAVVVNILNLLGFWGLLFVWVTQTRINTANYYLATVNMQVFFDRLLRLRYRKIVWACVVGAAVYVLMLADVFAYILQALAYQGVFVVAWVGVALAHIAFHRAQPTAAPVRAFNPTGLGAWLLSVIAGVALMHGSAVLQSFSAPVTFAVALVLYGLLPHKRSA from the coding sequence ATGGCTGAGGTATCTGATGTTCAGGGGGCAGCGGCGGCATCGCCTGCCGATACGGTGTCCGCAACGGAGCGTATGGGAAAACTATCGCTGACCATGGCCTGGTGGGCGGTGTGCAGCGCGATTTTCTATATTGTGGTAGGGGCGTCGCTGGCGCTGAATTACGGTGCGCGCAATGCCATTATCGGTATGGTGTTATCCGTCGTGTGCTACGGTTTGATCAACGCAGCCATTAGCCGCTTCGCTATTCGCAGCGGCCTGTCGGTGGCGGCATTTTCCGGCCAGCTGTTCGGCCAGGCGGGGTCGGCGCTGGCGACGCTGATCTTTTTCTCCACCGCCATTTATTACGCGGTGTTTGAAGGTTCGGTGATTGCGTTCGCCATCAATCACCTGTTCCCGTCGCTGGATTACCACTGGGCCGCGCTGCTGGTGGTGCTCTACAGCGTGCCGCTGATTTTCGGCAGCGTGCAGCACTGGCTGGACAAGTTCAACGGCGTGCTGCTGCCGTTTTATCTGCTCGGGCTGGCGCTGACGGTGGCGGTGTCTATTCAGCATTATGGCTATCAGCCGCAATGGTTGTCATTCGGCCCGGCATCGCCGCCCGCCTATGGCTGGTGGAACTGCTTCACCTACTACATGGGGGTGTGGATTTTGATGATGTACACCTTCGATTACGCCCGGTTTGGCCGTCAGGAAGACAGCCGGTACCACGCGCGCATCAATTTCGGTATGCCGTTCTATCTGATCACGTTTCTGTTGAACGGGGTGGTCGGCATCTATCTGGTCAGCAGTTTTGCCCAGCAGAATGGTGTCAGTGAAACCGCGGTGGTGGTGAATATCCTCAATCTGCTGGGATTCTGGGGACTGTTGTTCGTGTGGGTGACTCAGACGCGCATCAATACCGCCAACTATTATCTGGCTACCGTCAACATGCAGGTGTTTTTTGATCGCCTGCTGCGGCTGCGTTATCGCAAGATTGTCTGGGCCTGCGTGGTAGGGGCGGCGGTCTATGTCCTGATGCTGGCGGATGTGTTCGCCTATATTTTGCAGGCGCTGGCCTACCAGGGGGTATTTGTGGTGGCGTGGGTCGGCGTGGCGCTGGCGCATATCGCCTTTCACCGTGCGCAACCCACCGCAGCGCCGGTGCGCGCGTTTAATCCGACCGGTCTCGGCGCCTGGCTGCTGAGCGTGATAGCCGGGGTGGCATTGATGCACGGCAGCGCCGTGTTGCAGTCGTTTTCCGCGCCGGTGACCTTTGCCGTCGCGCTGGTGCTGTACGGGTTGTTGCCGCACAAGCGTAGCGCCTGA
- a CDS encoding Hsp20 family protein encodes MAFKPMSLFPAITDSLFSDRFNRIDRLFSQLTGDTPLTAAPSYDIRRLDDTHYGITVSVPGWREEELEISTHGGQLTISGKRKEDVSEAEQEQDGWLYRGISHTDFSISYSLPEHVNVESAHLENGLLTVTLKQDIPENEKPKKIAIENRNQAGVQALEHEH; translated from the coding sequence ATGGCATTCAAACCCATGTCTTTATTTCCGGCAATCACCGACTCGCTGTTCTCTGACCGTTTCAACCGTATCGACCGGTTGTTCAGCCAATTGACCGGCGATACGCCGCTCACTGCGGCGCCATCCTACGACATCCGCCGGCTTGACGATACGCACTATGGCATCACGGTTAGCGTGCCCGGCTGGCGTGAAGAGGAACTGGAGATCAGCACGCATGGCGGTCAGCTCACTATCAGCGGCAAACGTAAGGAAGACGTGTCGGAAGCGGAGCAGGAGCAGGACGGCTGGCTCTATCGCGGCATTAGCCACACTGATTTCAGCATCAGTTATTCATTGCCGGAGCATGTTAATGTAGAAAGCGCGCATCTGGAAAATGGCCTGCTGACCGTCACGTTAAAGCAGGATATTCCGGAAAACGAAAAGCCGAAAAAAATTGCCATTGAAAACCGCAATCAGGCGGGGGTTCAGGCATTGGAACACGAACATTAA
- a CDS encoding HlyD family secretion protein yields MIGNVLNGGVRWRRLVLFGGVTVTLAATVLLFRPPAKEAAAETNWRAVVPSPVENHITLLAHVQAAQQYLINAPFESDISQLNVQEGQQVHKGDALLTLDTTPLQLAYRDAQAQFLKARQSLRNLRYWENSSEVMSARRALLMAEMSERDASSQLSAAEPLYQQGIIARSERDSLLQQVASRRLELQAARQALTAAQVPGNEENQAMAELELNNAEQKLQQIRDQQARSEVYAPSDGYAVRIQNGDKEKVAFPRLGQRVSAGEALFILAGVTRFEARTKADEADIEHLRPGMPAVLTSEALSGQLLAGRLRAVSPQANYIEGQPGATYDVVFDLDCCRAGQAVPRFGMSALLKITTFSDPNGMVLLPDEVGQNEQGKTAVYYRRTPQTPEEVRQIDVVGPLPQGILVTGLEPGEVRKWDCCHPAAN; encoded by the coding sequence ATGATCGGTAATGTTCTGAACGGTGGTGTTCGCTGGCGGCGGCTGGTGTTGTTCGGCGGGGTGACGGTAACGCTGGCGGCGACGGTGCTTTTATTCCGGCCGCCTGCAAAGGAGGCGGCGGCCGAAACCAACTGGCGCGCCGTCGTGCCGTCGCCGGTGGAGAACCACATTACGCTGCTGGCGCACGTGCAGGCGGCGCAGCAGTATCTGATAAACGCCCCTTTTGAGAGTGACATCAGCCAGTTGAACGTTCAGGAAGGGCAGCAGGTGCATAAAGGCGATGCCTTGCTGACGCTGGATACCACGCCGTTGCAACTCGCGTATCGCGATGCGCAGGCGCAGTTTCTCAAGGCACGCCAGTCGCTGCGGAATCTACGCTATTGGGAAAACAGCAGTGAAGTCATGTCGGCCCGGCGGGCATTACTCATGGCGGAAATGAGCGAACGAGACGCGTCCAGCCAGTTGAGTGCGGCGGAGCCGCTGTATCAGCAGGGGATCATCGCACGTTCGGAGCGCGACAGCCTGCTTCAGCAGGTGGCCAGCCGGCGGCTGGAGTTGCAGGCGGCGCGTCAGGCGCTGACGGCCGCTCAGGTGCCGGGAAACGAGGAGAATCAGGCGATGGCCGAACTGGAACTGAATAACGCCGAACAGAAATTACAGCAAATCCGCGATCAGCAGGCCCGCAGCGAGGTGTATGCCCCCAGCGACGGCTATGCGGTGCGCATACAAAACGGCGACAAGGAGAAGGTTGCTTTTCCCCGCTTAGGGCAGCGGGTCAGCGCGGGGGAAGCGCTATTCATTCTGGCGGGCGTAACGCGCTTTGAAGCACGGACCAAAGCGGACGAAGCCGACATCGAACACCTGCGGCCGGGCATGCCGGCGGTCCTCACCAGCGAAGCGCTGTCGGGCCAGTTGCTGGCCGGCAGGTTACGGGCGGTCAGCCCACAGGCCAACTATATCGAAGGGCAGCCGGGCGCCACCTATGATGTTGTCTTCGATCTCGACTGCTGCCGCGCCGGGCAGGCTGTGCCGCGGTTCGGCATGTCCGCGCTGCTGAAAATCACCACCTTTTCCGACCCTAATGGCATGGTTCTGTTGCCGGATGAGGTCGGCCAGAATGAACAGGGGAAGACCGCGGTCTATTATCGCCGCACGCCCCAGACGCCCGAAGAAGTACGGCAAATTGACGTCGTCGGGCCGTTGCCGCAAGGCATTCTGGTAACAGGGCTGGAGCCCGGCGAGGTCAGAAAGTGGGACTGTTGCCACCCCGCCGCGAACTGA
- a CDS encoding biotin-dependent carboxyltransferase family protein, producing the protein MQGSSAQISSVQISNVRINVIRPGLATSIQDGGREGYYHLGIPPSGGLDQYSLRLANLLVGNPAQAAVLEMTLLGPELQFEGDALVAVCGARMPPLLDGMAMPMDTSFAVRAGQVLRFAPTTAGCRAYLAVAGGIAVPEVLDSRSTYALGALGGYQGRRLAANDVLPVGTPYRKTAPDVTVPADCLQPLDKRVTLRMVTGLYIHRLTPAAVEQFFADDWRVGTEADRIGYRLKGGAPLAFEPRTPPFGAGSDPSNIVDACYPIGSVQVPGGLEPIILLRDAVSGGGYMTLGTVISSDLDIIGQLQPHYGVRFAPVSLEEALAARQHYRRRLERLTLLLTN; encoded by the coding sequence ATGCAGGGTAGTAGCGCGCAGATATCAAGTGTGCAGATATCGAATGTACGGATCAATGTCATCCGGCCGGGGCTGGCGACCTCAATACAAGATGGCGGTCGCGAAGGCTATTACCACCTCGGTATTCCGCCGTCCGGTGGGCTGGACCAGTATTCGTTGCGGCTGGCGAATTTGCTGGTGGGCAATCCGGCGCAGGCGGCTGTACTGGAAATGACGTTGCTGGGGCCGGAACTGCAGTTTGAGGGCGATGCGCTGGTGGCGGTGTGCGGGGCGCGGATGCCGCCGCTGCTGGACGGTATGGCGATGCCGATGGATACCTCGTTTGCGGTGCGTGCCGGTCAGGTACTGCGGTTTGCGCCGACGACGGCCGGGTGCCGCGCCTATCTGGCGGTGGCGGGCGGCATCGCGGTGCCGGAGGTACTGGACAGCCGTTCGACCTATGCGCTCGGCGCGCTGGGCGGTTATCAGGGGCGTCGACTGGCCGCCAATGATGTGCTGCCGGTAGGGACGCCGTACCGTAAAACGGCGCCGGATGTGACCGTGCCGGCCGACTGTCTCCAGCCGCTCGACAAGCGCGTGACGCTGCGCATGGTGACCGGGTTATACATTCACCGCCTGACCCCGGCGGCGGTAGAACAGTTTTTTGCCGATGACTGGCGGGTCGGCACCGAAGCCGACCGCATCGGCTACCGGCTCAAGGGCGGGGCGCCGCTGGCGTTTGAACCGCGTACGCCACCGTTTGGCGCCGGCTCTGATCCGTCCAATATCGTCGATGCCTGTTACCCCATCGGCTCGGTGCAGGTGCCGGGTGGTCTGGAGCCGATCATTCTGTTGCGCGATGCGGTGTCCGGCGGTGGTTACATGACGCTGGGGACGGTGATAAGCAGCGATCTGGACATCATCGGGCAACTACAACCCCACTATGGCGTTCGTTTTGCGCCTGTATCGCTGGAGGAGGCGCTGGCCGCCCGGCAACACTATCGCCGCCGTCTTGAACGGCTGACGCTGTTATTAACGAACTGA
- a CDS encoding acetyl-CoA carboxylase biotin carboxylase subunit: MRQPIKKLLIANRGEIAVRIIHAARSLGIATVAACSEADVDSLPVRLADEKVLLGPARADQSYLNQAALLQAASDSGADAIHPGYGFLSENAAFADAVEQAGLVFVGPTAETIRMMGDKAVARHTAQAAGVPVVPGSGVLSSLEAALQAATEIGYPLLIKAAAGGGGRGIRVVNHEDDLKREFPIAQSEARAAFGCGDVYLELFIRHARHIEVQILGDGERAVHLYERECSLQRRRQKVFEEAPSPALTSTQREALCGSALQLAQQLRYRSAGTLEYLFDAEREQFYFIEMNTRIQVEHPVTERVTGVDLVQWMLRIAGGEPLSLRQETIELHGHACEMRINAEDPARNFFPCPGVVDSLTWPQGPGIRIDSHLFSGYRVPPYYDSLLAKLVVSGPTRQQTLARAEQALNQLRIGGITTTQSLHQWLLTDTRLRAGHFDTTSLESWLQAREAESLSLSKEA; the protein is encoded by the coding sequence ATGCGTCAGCCGATCAAAAAATTGCTTATCGCCAACCGGGGGGAAATTGCCGTTCGCATTATTCATGCCGCCCGCAGTCTGGGGATTGCCACGGTGGCCGCCTGTAGCGAGGCCGATGTCGATTCGCTGCCCGTGCGTCTGGCGGATGAAAAGGTGCTGCTGGGGCCGGCGCGCGCCGACCAGAGTTACCTGAATCAGGCCGCGTTGTTGCAGGCGGCCAGCGACAGCGGGGCGGATGCGATACATCCGGGATACGGTTTTCTGTCTGAGAATGCCGCCTTCGCCGACGCGGTGGAGCAGGCCGGGCTGGTGTTTGTCGGCCCGACGGCGGAAACCATTCGCATGATGGGCGACAAGGCCGTGGCGCGGCACACCGCGCAGGCGGCGGGGGTGCCGGTTGTGCCCGGTTCGGGGGTGTTGTCGTCGCTGGAGGCGGCGTTACAGGCCGCCACAGAGATCGGCTATCCGTTGCTAATCAAGGCGGCGGCCGGCGGCGGCGGGCGCGGTATCCGGGTCGTCAATCATGAGGATGACCTGAAACGCGAGTTTCCGATTGCCCAGAGCGAAGCGAGAGCCGCGTTCGGATGCGGCGATGTCTACCTGGAGTTGTTTATTCGCCATGCTCGTCATATCGAAGTACAAATTCTGGGCGACGGCGAGCGGGCGGTGCATCTGTATGAGCGCGAATGTTCGTTGCAACGTCGTCGCCAGAAAGTGTTTGAAGAAGCGCCGTCGCCGGCACTGACGTCGACGCAGCGCGAGGCGTTGTGTGGCAGCGCCCTGCAACTGGCGCAACAGTTACGCTACCGCAGCGCCGGTACGCTGGAATATCTGTTCGATGCCGAGCGGGAACAGTTCTATTTTATCGAAATGAACACCCGCATCCAGGTTGAACATCCGGTCACGGAGCGGGTTACCGGCGTCGATTTGGTGCAGTGGATGTTGCGTATCGCCGGCGGCGAACCGCTCAGTCTGCGTCAGGAGACGATCGAGCTGCATGGTCATGCCTGTGAAATGCGCATCAACGCTGAAGATCCGGCGCGTAATTTCTTCCCCTGTCCCGGCGTGGTGGACTCGCTGACCTGGCCGCAAGGCCCCGGCATTCGCATCGACAGCCATCTGTTTAGCGGTTACCGCGTCCCGCCGTATTACGACTCTCTGCTGGCCAAGCTGGTGGTATCCGGACCGACGCGCCAGCAGACGCTGGCCCGTGCCGAGCAGGCGCTGAATCAGTTGCGGATCGGCGGCATCACCACCACGCAGTCATTGCATCAATGGCTGCTGACGGATACCCGTCTGCGCGCCGGGCACTTTGATACCACCTCGTTGGAAAGCTGGCTGCAGGCGCGAGAAGCCGAATCACTGTCGCTGTCGAAGGAGGCCTGA
- a CDS encoding 5-oxoprolinase subunit B family protein yields the protein MTFPAIRYTFGGDEHLFAEIDQAMSLGAFFRGLAMTRALEQQALPGVLDICLANASFQVRFNPDVIAPQALLERVQSTEQQAQTMTVLDTRIIEIPVLYNDPWTHETLMRFRDRHQDPAATDLEYAARINGYQDVAAFIAAHSGTPWFVSMVGFVAGLPFMFQMVEQAQQLQVPKYLRPRTDTPKLSLGHGGCFGCIYSVRGAGGYQLFGVTPAPIYDPEQRLDYLQSSMVFFRAGDIVQFKPIDLARYEQDVQAVEAGRFSLRIRPVTFELDKFLADPAGYQHYLQGVLYAG from the coding sequence ATGACGTTTCCTGCAATACGCTACACCTTTGGCGGCGATGAGCACCTGTTTGCCGAGATTGACCAAGCAATGTCGCTGGGCGCGTTTTTCCGCGGACTGGCGATGACCCGCGCGCTGGAGCAGCAGGCGCTGCCCGGCGTGCTGGATATTTGCCTGGCTAATGCGTCCTTTCAGGTGCGTTTCAATCCGGATGTCATCGCGCCGCAGGCGCTGCTGGAGAGGGTGCAGAGCACTGAACAGCAGGCGCAGACGATGACGGTGCTCGACACGCGCATCATCGAAATTCCGGTGCTGTACAACGACCCCTGGACCCACGAAACCCTGATGCGGTTTCGCGATCGCCATCAGGATCCAGCGGCTACCGATCTGGAATATGCCGCGCGCATCAACGGTTATCAGGACGTGGCGGCGTTCATTGCGGCGCACAGCGGCACGCCGTGGTTCGTGTCGATGGTGGGATTTGTGGCGGGATTGCCGTTCATGTTTCAAATGGTGGAGCAGGCGCAGCAGCTTCAGGTGCCGAAATACCTGCGACCGCGTACCGATACCCCCAAACTGTCGCTGGGGCACGGCGGCTGTTTCGGCTGTATCTACTCGGTGCGGGGGGCGGGCGGCTACCAGCTGTTTGGCGTCACTCCGGCGCCGATTTACGACCCGGAACAGCGCCTGGACTATCTGCAATCGTCGATGGTGTTTTTCCGCGCGGGCGACATCGTGCAGTTCAAACCGATCGATCTGGCACGGTATGAACAGGACGTACAGGCGGTTGAAGCCGGTCGCTTCAGCCTGCGCATTCGCCCGGTAACGTTTGAACTGGATAAGTTCCTCGCTGACCCGGCCGGCTATCAACACTATCTTCAGGGGGTACTGTATGCAGGGTAG
- a CDS encoding ABC transporter permease, producing MNVMQQWLEACRNLIAFHQRASLAMLGIGVGSALVVALLLLGKSAQQMALSAFDNLGGDIIVVEIGVKEDNSSQSAVPLPVNLDFSALARVHRGIRRVVPLARWNIRLPQKNDDDDGIPLVVIGSTPDLMPLLGLTLTRGRAFSRYDGRSTYSIVSAELASRLTGASSTRALQLGRYAFDVIGILKPATVSIGGQTIDHVALVPIETITRISPFASTDLLYIQVTSTALLTPVVNAIRPWLEQMLPTRTIQIQIQQQLIDSMAKQNATFRYLLAALAAVALLMGGIGVMNVMVMSVSTRRHEIGLRQAIGARSLDIGVLFLLEAALLSLPGAVLGSVAGALLAWGYTRYVDWPLMADPWVFPLAIGSALMLAVFFGLKPSLTAARLSPAEALREH from the coding sequence ATGAATGTTATGCAACAGTGGCTTGAAGCCTGCCGCAATCTGATCGCGTTCCATCAGCGCGCGTCGCTGGCGATGCTGGGCATCGGCGTTGGCAGTGCGCTGGTGGTGGCGCTGTTGCTGCTGGGCAAAAGCGCCCAGCAGATGGCGTTGAGCGCGTTTGACAATCTGGGCGGCGATATCATCGTGGTTGAAATCGGCGTAAAGGAGGACAACTCGTCGCAGTCGGCAGTGCCGCTGCCGGTTAATCTGGATTTTTCCGCGCTGGCCCGCGTCCATCGCGGCATTCGGCGCGTCGTCCCGCTGGCTCGCTGGAATATCAGGCTGCCGCAAAAGAATGATGACGACGACGGCATCCCGTTGGTGGTGATCGGCTCTACGCCTGATCTGATGCCGTTGCTGGGGCTGACGCTGACGCGGGGGCGGGCGTTTTCCCGTTACGACGGCCGCAGCACCTATAGCATTGTCAGCGCGGAGCTGGCGTCTCGTCTGACGGGTGCTTCATCGACACGCGCGCTTCAGCTCGGCCGTTACGCCTTCGATGTTATCGGTATCCTGAAACCGGCGACGGTGTCGATTGGCGGTCAGACTATCGACCATGTGGCGCTGGTGCCGATAGAGACGATCACGCGGATTTCTCCTTTTGCGAGTACGGACCTGCTGTACATCCAGGTAACGTCGACCGCGCTCCTGACGCCGGTTGTCAATGCGATCCGCCCCTGGCTTGAGCAGATGCTGCCGACGCGGACGATCCAGATTCAGATTCAACAGCAGCTTATCGACAGCATGGCGAAGCAGAATGCGACCTTCCGCTACCTGCTGGCTGCGCTGGCCGCCGTCGCGCTGCTGATGGGAGGCATTGGCGTAATGAATGTCATGGTGATGAGCGTGTCGACGCGGCGGCATGAAATCGGCCTGCGCCAGGCCATCGGCGCTCGTTCGCTGGATATCGGCGTCTTGTTTTTGCTGGAAGCGGCGCTGCTTTCGCTGCCCGGCGCAGTGCTGGGCAGCGTGGCGGGTGCGCTGCTTGCCTGGGGTTATACCCGTTACGTCGACTGGCCGCTGATGGCCGACCCGTGGGTGTTTCCGCTGGCTATCGGCAGTGCGTTGATGCTGGCGGTATTTTTTGGTCTGAAGCCTTCTCTCACGGCTGCCCGTTTATCCCCTGCGGAGGCGTTGCGTGAACATTAA